In Carnobacterium sp. CP1, the following are encoded in one genomic region:
- a CDS encoding xylulokinase: MNSKFEKIKKDILSNRTTLGIELGSTRIKAVLIDSDYRPIASGSYEWENRLEEGVWTYSFEDIWKGIQESYRVMAEDVQKQYGEVLTAVGSIGFSAMMHGYLAFDKYGELLVPFRTWRNAMTEQAEKELTKHFDYPIPQRWSIAHLYQAILNDEEHINEIDFFTTLAGYVHWKLTGEKVLGVGDASGMFPIDATTKNYHQKMLVQFGDLIQEKEYAWKLENILPEVLVAGKKAGSLTKEGAHLLDPSGNLQAGIPLCPPEGDAGTGMAATNSVAERTGNVSAGTSAFAMIVLEKELEKVHPEIDLVTTPTGSLVGMVHTNNCSSDVNAWINLFAEFTVAAGLQMDKNELFSLLFNEALKGEPDGGGLLSYGYYSGENITHMTEGRPLFVRQPDSQFTLANFMRVHLFSAFGAMKIGMDILTKEEQINIDSIVGHGGVFKTEKVGQQVMAAVMNAPVTVMETAGEGGAWGIALLAAYLREKESGESLDGFLEKKVFKEEKGSTIAPLQEDVAGFEVFIDRYQKGLPIEQAAIDCLR, from the coding sequence TTGAATAGTAAATTCGAAAAAATTAAAAAAGATATTTTGAGTAACCGGACTACTTTGGGAATCGAGTTAGGTTCCACTAGAATTAAAGCAGTGTTGATTGATTCAGACTATCGACCTATCGCATCAGGAAGCTATGAATGGGAGAATCGTCTAGAAGAAGGTGTTTGGACCTATTCGTTTGAAGACATTTGGAAGGGGATACAAGAAAGTTACCGAGTGATGGCTGAGGATGTTCAAAAGCAATATGGCGAAGTATTGACAGCGGTAGGCTCTATTGGATTTAGCGCCATGATGCACGGTTATTTAGCATTTGATAAATACGGGGAGCTTTTAGTTCCTTTTCGTACTTGGCGAAATGCAATGACGGAACAAGCTGAAAAAGAGCTGACCAAACATTTTGACTACCCGATCCCGCAACGATGGAGTATAGCCCACTTGTATCAAGCGATATTAAATGATGAAGAACATATAAATGAAATCGATTTCTTTACGACGCTTGCTGGATATGTTCATTGGAAACTAACTGGTGAAAAGGTGCTTGGGGTGGGAGATGCTTCAGGGATGTTTCCAATTGATGCGACAACTAAAAACTATCATCAGAAGATGCTTGTTCAGTTTGGAGACCTGATCCAAGAAAAAGAGTACGCTTGGAAACTTGAAAACATTTTGCCGGAAGTTCTAGTGGCAGGCAAAAAAGCCGGTTCATTAACGAAAGAGGGAGCACATCTGTTAGATCCTTCTGGAAATTTACAGGCTGGTATTCCTTTGTGTCCACCTGAAGGCGATGCTGGAACAGGAATGGCGGCAACTAACAGTGTGGCTGAACGCACAGGGAACGTTTCGGCGGGGACCTCAGCATTTGCTATGATTGTTTTAGAGAAAGAACTGGAAAAGGTTCATCCTGAAATTGATTTGGTGACGACTCCTACTGGAAGTTTAGTCGGCATGGTGCATACGAATAATTGTTCTTCAGACGTGAATGCTTGGATAAACCTTTTTGCTGAATTTACAGTTGCTGCTGGGCTGCAAATGGATAAGAATGAACTGTTTAGTCTTTTATTTAATGAGGCTCTAAAGGGAGAACCAGACGGCGGTGGTTTACTGTCCTATGGATATTATTCTGGCGAAAACATTACACATATGACTGAAGGCAGACCGTTATTTGTCCGTCAACCAGACAGTCAGTTTACTCTGGCTAACTTTATGCGTGTTCATTTGTTTTCAGCATTTGGAGCTATGAAGATTGGAATGGATATCTTAACAAAAGAAGAACAGATTAATATTGATTCAATCGTCGGGCACGGTGGGGTTTTTAAAACTGAAAAAGTAGGACAGCAAGTAATGGCAGCCGTGATGAATGCACCAGTGACTGTTATGGAGACAGCTGGAGAAGGCGGAGCTTGGGGAATTGCCTTGCTAGCTGCGTACTTGCGTGAAAAAGAGAGCGGAGAATCTTTGGATGGTTTCTTAGAGAAAAAAGTATTCAAAGAAGAAAAAGGATCGACTATTGCGCCTCTTCAAGAAGATGTGGCAGGTTTTGAAGTGTTTATTGACCGCTATCAAAAAGGATTACCAATTGAACAGGCAGCAATCGATTGTTTGCGTTAA
- a CDS encoding GntR family transcriptional regulator: MASEPKYIVIKNKLKQLILNGEYDIGSKIPSEAELKDKFNVSRHTIRQSISELANDGYLRREQGSGTYVSNQYQIETKETSQKTIGVITTYLSDYIFPSIIRGIEDELSKKGYALLLSSTQNNVENEKRSLEMMLEKHIDGLIVEPTKSAELNPNLNYYLRMQERGIPYVSINASYEELDAPEIRMNDILASEKLTSHLLELGHTRICMITKTDDLQGKERMKGFIRAYSKVNKTFDGSLMITFDTEHIGELPKDIDRVLKLENSPTAFVCYNDQIAIKVIERVTNSGKEVPLDISVVSHDNSLLSTATDIKLTSINHPKEQLGRDAANWIIQAIEKNSFKQQSIIYEPELIMRSSTSKNNEID; this comes from the coding sequence ATGGCGAGTGAACCCAAATATATAGTTATTAAAAATAAGTTGAAACAGCTTATTTTAAATGGAGAATATGATATAGGCAGCAAAATACCTTCAGAAGCAGAATTGAAGGATAAGTTTAATGTTAGTCGGCATACTATACGTCAATCTATTTCAGAATTAGCAAACGATGGTTATTTAAGAAGAGAGCAAGGATCAGGAACGTATGTAAGCAATCAATACCAGATAGAGACAAAAGAGACATCACAAAAAACGATAGGTGTTATTACAACGTATCTTTCTGATTATATTTTCCCCTCTATTATTAGAGGAATAGAAGACGAGTTGAGTAAAAAGGGATATGCTTTACTGCTGTCTAGTACCCAAAATAATGTCGAGAATGAAAAAAGAAGTCTCGAAATGATGCTTGAAAAGCATATTGATGGTTTAATTGTTGAACCGACTAAAAGTGCAGAGTTAAACCCAAATCTAAACTATTACTTACGTATGCAAGAGAGAGGAATTCCTTATGTGTCCATCAATGCTTCTTATGAAGAGTTGGATGCACCAGAAATAAGAATGAACGATATATTAGCAAGCGAAAAACTAACTTCTCATTTACTAGAATTAGGACATACCCGCATTTGTATGATAACAAAAACAGATGACTTACAAGGAAAAGAGCGAATGAAAGGATTTATCAGAGCTTATAGCAAAGTTAATAAAACATTTGATGGCAGCTTAATGATTACCTTTGATACAGAGCACATAGGTGAACTGCCAAAAGATATTGATCGTGTCTTAAAACTTGAAAACTCTCCAACTGCTTTTGTTTGTTACAACGATCAGATAGCTATAAAAGTCATTGAACGCGTTACTAATAGTGGAAAAGAAGTTCCGCTAGATATTTCAGTCGTCAGCCATGACAATTCTCTTTTGAGCACAGCAACAGATATAAAACTAACTTCTATTAACCACCCCAAAGAACAATTAGGAAGAGATGCAGCAAATTGGATTATACAAGCGATTGAAAAAAATTCATTTAAGCAACAATCTATTATTTATGAACCGGAATTAATAATGCGGTCTTCTACAAGTAAAAATAATGAAATTGATTAA
- a CDS encoding PTS sugar transporter subunit IIB — protein sequence MENKTVLLICTAGITAGLIVKNIQNIMENKGENYHIYSAPAIVAENIIKEQKIDALLIAPQSKYEVSRLEELLNYKKVPYRLIDEEDYEILNAQAIYNKLKSML from the coding sequence ATGGAAAATAAAACAGTCCTTCTTATCTGTACAGCAGGAATTACAGCAGGATTAATCGTAAAAAACATTCAAAATATTATGGAAAATAAAGGGGAGAATTATCATATTTATTCTGCGCCTGCAATTGTTGCAGAAAATATTATAAAAGAACAAAAAATTGATGCTTTGCTGATTGCTCCCCAGTCTAAGTATGAAGTATCAAGATTAGAAGAGTTGCTCAATTATAAAAAGGTACCGTATAGATTAATTGATGAGGAAGATTATGAGATATTAAATGCTCAAGCGATTTATAATAAATTGAAATCAATGTTATAA